In one Vicia villosa cultivar HV-30 ecotype Madison, WI unplaced genomic scaffold, Vvil1.0 ctg.002165F_1_1, whole genome shotgun sequence genomic region, the following are encoded:
- the LOC131638082 gene encoding uncharacterized protein LOC131638082 produces the protein MGRWEDNSWVWGLQDYILQHDHEVAEELQELCCILTDVTPIWNGEDRFVWSLGATGGYVVGEFYNKLLSEYRVVVEQLDVKEALKVLWQSWMPLKVKIFGWRLLKDRLATKEQLIRRGIIEPNDERLCVFGCGLLEDSKYLFLNCPIIRRVWRKILDWLGLHDITGADCIGHFMHMMEIMRSYCSLRRAVVFWMASCWSIWKQRNDIPFNNAVGDIEEIVHSIKMYSWWWLDLGTKHRVYCNFYEWNHSPLDFI, from the coding sequence ATGGGGAGGTGGGAGGATAACAGTTGGGTCTGGGGGCTACAGGACTACATTTTGCAACATGATCATGAGGTTGCGGAGGAGCTGCAGGAGCTGTGCTGCATCCTAACAGATGTAACACCAATTTGGAATGGTGAGGATAGGTTCGTTTGGTCTCTCGGGGCTACGGGTGGGTATGTGGTGGGGGAGTTCTATAATAAATTGTTGTCGGAGTATAGGGTGGTGGTGGAGCAGCTTGACGTTAAGGAAGCCCTGAAAGTATTGTGGCAGTCATGGATGCCGTTGAAAGTCAAAATTTTCGGATGGAGATTATTGAAGGACAGATTAGCAACAAAAGAACAGCTGATTAGAAGAGGTATAATTGAGCCTAATGATGAAAGACTCTGCGTTTTTGGTTGTGGCCTTTTAGAAGATTCTAAATACTTAttcctaaattgtccaattataaGAAGGGTGTGGAGGAAAATCTTGGATTGGCTTGGTTTGCATGATATAACAGGTGCTGACTGTATTGGCCATTTTATGCATATGATGGAAATTATGAGGAGCTATTGTTCACTTCGTAGAGCAGTGGTCTTTTGGATGGCCTCATGCTGGAGTATTTGGAAACAGAGAAATGATATTCCGTTTAACAATGCTGTTGGAGATATTGAGGAAATTGTTCATAGTATCAAGATGTACTCTTGGTGGTGGCTAGATTTGGGAACAAAACATAGAGtatattgtaatttttatgaatggAATCATAGTCCTTTAGATTTTATTTAG